The genomic region GCCACGCCGCACGCCCGCATCATGATGCACCAGCCCTCGGGCGGCATCGGTGGTTCGGCGTCGGACATCAAGATCCAGGCCGAGCAGTCGATCCTGCTCAAGAAGCAGCTCAACCAGCTCCAGTCGGTCCACACCGGTCAGAGCATCGAGCAGATCGAGCTCGACTCCGACCGTGATCGTTGGTTCACGGCCGAGCAGGCCAAGGAGTACGGCTTCATCGACCACGTGGTCGCCAGCGCGAGGGAGATCACCAAATGAGCTACTACATTCCCCAGTGGGAAGAGCGCACGTCGTACGGCTTCCGCCGCATCGACCCGTTCGCCAAGCTGTTCGAGGACCGCATCATCTTCCTCGGCACGCCGATCAGCGACGACGTCGCCAACGCGGTCATCGCGCAGCTCCTGAGCCTGCAGGTCATGGAGCCCGACCGTGACATCAGCATCTACATCAACAGCCCCGGTGGTTCGTTCACCGCCATGACGGCGATCTACGACACGATCCGGTACCTCAAGCCCGACGTGCAGACGTTCTGCCTGGGCCAGGCGGCCTCGGCCGCCGCGGTGCTGCTGGCGGCCGGCGCCCCGGGCAAGCGCTTCGCGCTGCCGAACGCGCGCATCCTGATCCACCAGCCCTACACCGAGGGCACCGGCGGCCAGATCTCCGACCTCGAGATCCAGGCCAACGAGATCCTGCGCATGCGCGAGCTGATGGAGCAGATGATCGCCGACGCCACCGGCAAGGACCGGGCCGACGTCAGTCGCGACGTCGACCGCGACAAGATCCTGACGGCCCAGCAGGCCCTCGAGTACGGCCTGATCGACCAGGTCCTCGACACGCTCAAGGTCCCCGCAGTCTGAGCGACACGCGGTCCGTGGCGACGTGACACACGTCGCGTTCGCCCCGGACCGCGGCTAGGCTGGACGACAGCTTGAGGAAAGGAACTCTCCGTGGCGCGCATCGGTGAAACGGCCGATCTGTTGAAGTGCTCGTTCTGTGGAAAGAGCCAGAAGCAGGTCAAGAAGCTCATCGCGGGTCCGGGTGTCTACATCTGCGACGA from Aeromicrobium sp. Sec7.5 harbors:
- a CDS encoding ATP-dependent Clp protease proteolytic subunit, giving the protein MSYYIPQWEERTSYGFRRIDPFAKLFEDRIIFLGTPISDDVANAVIAQLLSLQVMEPDRDISIYINSPGGSFTAMTAIYDTIRYLKPDVQTFCLGQAASAAAVLLAAGAPGKRFALPNARILIHQPYTEGTGGQISDLEIQANEILRMRELMEQMIADATGKDRADVSRDVDRDKILTAQQALEYGLIDQVLDTLKVPAV